One Marmota flaviventris isolate mMarFla1 chromosome 17, mMarFla1.hap1, whole genome shotgun sequence genomic window, TCAGAGTTCCTGCTACCTTCAAGTTTTCCCTTCAACCAGATATAGGATGCAAAGAAGCACTTTTGCTAGGTAGCTTCAATTCTTCCTGTGATTATTTCTGAGGCCACTTTCTCAGCATACATACCACCAGTGACCTAAAGTACAGCACAAGCTTTCTCACCATCCAGGGTTCCTTCCTCACCCTCAATCTCAATGCCAGCCTTTCTAAGAAGCTTTTGACTTCCTTTACTCAGAATCTCCCCTGAACATATGTCCTCAGTTTGTATCAAATTAATCTGGGTACCCCAGGAAATTTTCCATCAGATTCAAGGTCTAATGGAGACTATGTGATTTACTCTATCTCACAGCTCTACTCTAAGAACCAATTGGGAAGATACACATGGACGTGCTCTTAGGCTGCAGAGGACCGGGCAAAGAATGGGCAGTATCCTCACTGCTGCTACTGGGAATCCCCAGGCTGGCTTCATTCCCACGTGCTGGGCACACAGGCCTTGTTGCCAACCACGTGGCTGAAGCCTGTTTCCTCACCGCCAGTGTTGGTGATGGTGACAGGTACACCCTGGACCTGGACTCCATTGATGTTGATGGTCTGCATGGCCTGGGCCGCCGCAGCCAGCTGTGCAGCATTCAGGCTGATGATGCTCCCAGCGGGTGCAATCTTTGGCAAGGGGCGCTCTTTTCGGAGAATTGCAGCTGAGTGCTTTTTGCTGGTCCCACTCAGATGGGGAGCCCGGGGTGCAGGGCTGCTACACGTGGTGGTTGAGGTGGTTGCAGCTGTAGCTGGGGGGCTGTCCTGGACAAGGACTGTCTGTACTTCACCAGAAGGTGTGCGGATGTAGACCTGGGGGGGCCAGAGAGAAAAAGTAAGTGCTCTGGGAAAGAGGGCTCCTGCACCTTCATATCTCCTTGCCCAATTAAGAACAGGCAGTGCCTCTCTGTCAGCCCAAGTCTCTCTTCCAACAGCCCAAATCTACATTTATACACTGTTGATGTTCAACAAGGGGCTCCTTGTACTAAGCTAGCAAGGCTGGCTATTGATTTAAAACCAAACTTTTAATTTACTGTGTTAACACAGAAAAATGTCAATGCCAAATCTCAGAGTTGGAGAATTAGAAGATAGTGACcccaagacaaagaaaaacagattcaTGTTAGTCCTCAAGAGACATGTAAATAAGAAATAATCTTTCTCCAATCCAGACtggcaaagataaaaaaaagtgtgtatatatatatatatatatattatctatgtCTGTAGACATGTCTATTGATGTGTACTTCCTAGCTGTGTCCACTAAGCAACACCTTTGTAGCAATAAGCTCACGCCAGCACCCAAGCCCCAGCTTCTAAATCAATGCTCCACTAAAGGGAATGGGAGAAGCTGccattgtagctcagtggtagagcgcctgcctagcatgtgtgaggcactgggtttgatcctcagtagcacataaaaaataaaggtattgtgttcatctacaactgaaaaaaaaaaatcttttttttttttttaatttaaagggaATGAGAACTCCCCAGAGAAAGAGCTAATTCCAGGTTGGGGCAGGGAAGGTACAAGAAGAGATCAGGACGCTTGTGCTGGCAAGTTAGGGAAATGCCCACAGCATGGTGAGGATAGGTGAAAAGCCAGCACGAGGGACCCCACTGATCAAATCTGGGACAATTTAAACATTGAAATAGTTATATTAATGTATTATAACCCATTGAATAAAACAGGAATCCATGAGTCCATACTGAAAAACATATAAATGGGATGGAGAATGAGAGAATTAAAAAACTGCTGTCACATCCTCCGAGAAGAGGAACCTGGACTCCTAAGAGAAATGGTTGATTCTTAGGCTGGAGCTGGGAAGATCAAGGAATGAAGTCCTGATGTTCCAGTGTGGATGAACCTggagattatgctaagtgaaagaaaccagtcacaaaagaccTTCTGTTGTAGAGTCCATTcatgtgaaatgtccagaataggcaatgCACAGGCAGGAAATAGACTAGTGGATGTCAGAGGCTGAGGGGAGGGGAAATGGTAAGTGATGAAGGCTGCACAACTCTGTAAATATACTAAAGACCATGGAACTCGACACTTTGAGAGGGTGATTTTTATGGTGTGTGAATACCTCAAAaaagctgaatttaaaaaaaaggatgagaACATGTCAAAAGTATACAGGATTCAGCATGAAAGAGTTCCCAATGACCAAAACTGGAacaattttaagcaaaaaaaagtAGTACTGGCTTATaacccaaagtataaaatatacatgagtccatagtgatataaataaatgattgaataagtaaataaatggggaaaagagACAAATTCAGACTTAGCAACTGATTTCCATAGAACAAAGGGAAAAGTAACAACTTGTAAAGACAGCTGGCGAACACCACCTTTGGCAGCTTCACCAAGGGACAAGGGCTAACATCACAGGGGGTGTCCTGTACCCCTGTTGCAACGTGATGAAAAGGGTACTTTGCCTCTGGTATTCATTACAAAACCCCAGAACTTCAGTCTAATAATCataaaaacatcagacaaatttAGACAGGGGACTTTCTACAGGGTACTTGGCCAGTGCCCCTGTCAAGATcatgaaaaacaaagacagaaacaATCACTGACAGAGGGCCTggggagttggaggccagcctgggaaacttggtgagaccctgtctcaaaatgaaaataacataaagggctggggatgtagctcagtagacagtgcccctgggttcaggaCCTCATGCCAAAAGTAATAATGATGACAAAGATGTTGTTATAGCTAAAGTGTATGATTATTTCTTCAGGAAGATCTGATTTAAGTCCTGCCTCCAACAGTCTGAAGATGAAGAAAAGGTGACTGAGACTGCCGAGGATGTGCATACCACACCTGAGCAGGTATTGCTTCAGCTCTtcgcttttatttatttattttttgcagtattaggaattaaacccaggagtgctctgtcactgagctatatcatgagtcctttttatcttttgagacagggtctcaccagattgcctagactggcctcaaacttatgatcttcctgtctcagcctcccaagtatctgtgattacaggtgtgcatccaGCAGTTTTTTTACCTTTAAAGTAGTTCTGATAATAGGATCTTAAATATTGtgaaataaacaatttgtaaAAAGTCACCTGGCAATATATAATACACACCAGAAGGAAGTAGAAATTCTAAGGAAGGCCTCAGATTTCCTCTTGTATGACTTCCATGTCCCCAGCTCAAATTCAAAGGCATTTCTTCTCTATCCAGGAGATCACACTGTTACTAATGTGGTCCTCTCTCTACagccatctttattttatttttttggtaccagggatcgagaccaggggtgcttaactactgaatcacaccctcagcaccaccacccttttttgagacagggtcttgctaagtcacttagagcctcactaagttgctgaggctggctttgaatttgcaatcctcttgcctcagcctcccaagctgctgagattacaggtgtgtgccactgtgaccagctCTACAGGTATCTGGATTACAAATTCCTCAATGGCAGGAActaattttctatattaaaaaaaaacaacaacccatcATCAATTTTAATGGTAGCATCTACTACACAGAGTCAAGGTGGAGAATGGAAAAGTGTGGGGTTTAAAGTTAGAAATCTGAGTTGAGGACAGGCATGGTGATGAATGCCCAtactcagctatttgggaggctgagacaggaagactgcCAAGTTCAAAGACAACTTCACCGagttgagatcctgtctcaaaataaaaaataaaaatatctaggcCCAGGTgcgtggtgcttgcctgtaatcccagcaccttaggaggctgaggcagaaggatcgaaagttcaaagccaacttcagcaacttagtgaggccctaagcaactcagtgagaccctttttctaaataaaatattaaaaaaggtctagggatgtagctcagtggtagagcactcctacgttcaatccccagtactacaaaaatgaaaaggagaaagaggaacagAAAAGATCAGAAAATTCTGATTTGAATCCTGGTGCTTGTCACACCCCAAGAAATTTTGGGTACTTTCTAACATCTCTGAGTTCCCAGTTCTCCATCTGCAACATGGGCACAATCTCTGGAAGCATGCACAAAGAGTAAAATTTGCCTCACAGAGCCAAAGAGATTTGGAATAattgagcacttttttttttcttggtagtcttggggtttaaacccaggggtcctcgaccactgagccactgagagagggtcttgctaagctgcttggggcctcagtaagttgctgaggctggcatgtGCACCgatatgcccagcccttttttattttgagacaaaatctcattcagttgttgaggctagcctccaacttttcattctcctgcctcagcccccaagtaGCTAGAATTGTAGGAGAGTGCCTCCACGCCCAGCTTAGACAACCataagaaatgtaaaagaagaaaacatgctTGTTGAATTCAAAATCCTAGATGAATTTAACCTAAATGTTCCTGCTGTAAAACTAGACtgctcctattattattattaattattatttataattaacagTGATTAGCACATTTCTCATTGTTACTTTACATCAGATTCTATGGTTCTGactagaaattttcatttttgctgtCCTATGTAATTCTATAATAAGAAGTCAGCTTTATTATTAAAAGATATACATTTGTCTCCTACCCATCCCCAAAAATATTCCCCATAAAGAAAAAggatcagggggctggggttgtggctcaagtggtagagcgctcgcctagcacctaTGAGGCACtaggattgatcctcagcaccacaaacaaatataaagatattaaaaaaaaaaaaaggatcaaaataaaacttcatttcatCTGCTTTCTATAGATAAGCAGTACTTGGTCCAAGATCTGAAGAGAGCTTGTTTGTCATACAGAAATGGCCACTTCCTGCCCACCCAAATGCTATTGATTCCAACACCCAGATCAAATCAGGAGATGACCTACCTCTCCTTCAAAAGCAAGCTGAGGGGtaatcagaggagaaaagggAGGCAGGGCAGAGGGTGTATGGTACCTGAGTAGGTGTTGACTCAGCCGTCTGGATCTGAAAGTTCTGGGAGGGCTTCTGGGGGACGGTGGGGAGGGTGGCAGATGCAGCCTGCACTACCCGCAGAGCCTGCTGGGGGATCTGCACCACCTGCTGTTGCTCGGCCTTGGGCGGCACCACCTGGACCTGCTGGACCACAGCTGGCTGGCCACCCCCAGGGCTCTGAACAATCAGCAGGTTGTTTCCTGCCTGGATGATGTTGTCTGCAGTGGTCTCAATCAGTACCGTCTCCACCTGCTCAGCCATAGCCACAGATGGCTGGGAAGCAGGAAGGCTCTTCTTCCTGGCTTTCTTGTTAGTCTtagacagaggggtgggagggcttTCAGTGAGGAGCTGAGTGGCTGCCCCAGTGTCACTCGCGTTCATAAGGTTGTTGACGGGCAGGGTGAGCGTCACGTTGCCACCTCCACCTGTCAGCTTTACCACGTTGGCCCCACTCTGCACAGGGGTGGTGGTTGCACTTGACTTCTGGACAGGGGCTGGCTTGATGGGGACAGGCTTGTGACTGGACGACGAAGGGGTGATGATGGCCTGGTTGGTGCCTGGGATGATCTGGATCTGGTTGGTGAGATTGGGCTGCACCTGGATGGTCTGGGAACTGCTTGCCTGAATCTGAGGGACCGCCTGGTACTGGATATTGGCATTTGACCGGTTCCCTTTGTTGATCATGGTGGGGTTCTGGATAGCGAATACCAGCTGCCCTCCAGGATAGGAGGTGCTCAGTTGTGACCCCTGAATCTGAAGTATATTTCCTTTGGAGGATAAGATGCCAAAGCTATTTTTGCCAGGACTCAGAGGAAGTGGGGCAGGTTTGATAGGGACCAGTTTCCGTGGTGTTGGCTGGGGGGGAGCAGGAGGTGTCACAGCAGCTTCAACAGCTGGAGGGCCAATTTTGCTACATGTTGcagcaagcagggccaaaggagatGGCTGGGAGTCCTGCAAAAACCAGCAGAGGAAAGGAGTGAGACAAGAAGGCCTGGGGCTGGCTGCGCATCAGCCCTTCATGATCCTCTAAGGTGGCAGCCCTCTGTGTGCTCTTCCCTGCCTGTGTCACCAGCATCCCTTTGGTTTTTCTGCCAACCAAGTAAGGAAAGGCAGGACAGTACTTTCTCAGGAATTCCCTAGAAGCAGCCCCTGGGTGGGATGAACTAGCAGTGTGGGCTAGCCTCACATTTACCAGGATAATGATGCTCTTTAGTCCCAGAAGGAGTTCTATCACACCATCATAGGGAAGGAGAAATCCCTGAAATCCCTGACTGTTCCACTGAcaaaggaaggagggggaaaaggACAGGCAGCAAAGGGACAAACACACTGGTATTTTCTAGTGCTTCCTACATGCAATGCCATGGACTAGGGAAGGCTGCTCTCTTAAAACTTCAATAAAAGGGCTTCTGTTTCCATCTATGGCAATGGTATCTAGGGAAAGAATACTTGAGTTTAATCCTGGCCTTTCCCGCTGATCCAACTGTGGCACCTTAGGTAAGTGGCATGACTTTTAGTTTAGAAAGTGTAGATAAGTGAACCTTCCTGGGTCTCATGTCTTAGTGTTGAAAGTGACAATGAAAAGGGTTTTGAGCCCATACAAGCAGCTGAGAACCCCGCCCTCAGAGCCCACTCGCCTGGGTGGTGGCGGCAGCAGGCTGCAGGTAGTCACTGGGACTGACGGCAGCAGTGGCAGCCATACTCATCTGTGGATGTGCTGGAAGAAAGAGACAAAGTAAGACACAAGACATCTTAGGAAAAGGACCCAAGCCCCCTgcctcagattttctttttgcctctaTTCATTCTTGCTTCTCCAAGAGGAGTTAACAGCCTCTCTCCACATGTCCCTGCCACAGGATGACAGCCCCACACCTTTTAGCAGATGATCTCTGCTCAGGCTCAGCTATGCAAGCCTGTGAGGAGCCAGGCCTGCCTCCAGTGCACTGGCCCCTTAACATGAAGACTCTAGACAGTAACTAGTCTGGGCACACCCCATCCCCAACTGGCTCTGCCAAGCTACACAGGAACCCTTTATAGTGGGCAGAGGAGCCCCAGCCAATCAATCTTCTGGCCCTAACTCAAGCTTCCTTCTCACTCCTGCTATAGGCAGACGCCAAACCAGCCCCACGGGTGGATGGATGGGGTACAAGGCTGGATCAGGGTTCCTGACAAGAAGGACACACCTATTTCATTCCAAATTCATGGGTGCTGTATTCTCGGCCTTTACCACAAAGGCATGAGGGTTCTAGGAATATCACATAtggttaatttctttaaataaatttacatttttacacTGGACAGTAGGTATTGGCTCCAAGAACAGGTAGAGCTAATAACAATATACAGAGAAGAATGTAAATAGAGTAAATTCTATTTTTgtctaaatgtgtgtgtatatatgcatatatataaaatgttataagtTGTTATTGCTTGGTAGAATTTTACTTAACAAAgaatttttctccttgttctatATTTCCCTATTTTCTCACAGTGATTAAACAACTGGTCTTCTGTATCCACAGATTCAATCAACCACAGATCAAAACGTTAGGAAAAAAATACTGTATCTATACTGAATATTGTAgacattttcttgtcattattccccaaaTAATACAGTGTAACAATTATGTGGTTttaggtattacaagtaatcaagagatgatttaaagtatacaggaggatgtgtgtaTGCTACATGAAAACACTctgccattttatgtaagggacttgagTATCTGTGGATTTTCGTATCTGCAGAAGGTCCCGGAGCCAAATGCCCTGTGAATACTCAGGGACAACTATAccctattgttctttttttaaaataaaagaaaataaagaaggttGAGGAAATTATGAAAGGAGATTCTACCCTGCATTTAGtctaatttaaaaggaaaacaagatgaaaaaaatgtaagacaTGAGGAGTTTGGGGGAGAGAATCTAGTTCATCTTGAGTTCATAAATCACTAAGGAAAAGAACACTGGGCAGGAAGTCAGGCTTCTATCCTAGAACTTTGGAAAGCTGATGCCAGGAAAAACAGATGAGGAATATTACTTGGGAGAGTTGAAAAGACAAAAAGGCTCAGAGCTTGAGCCCCTGGTGGGCACCTAGCAAGAAAAGGACAAAGGCTGGAGAGAGCAGAGCCATTCCCTCTGGGCGGGCCTCTCCAGCTTCTCTCTTTGGggaaaggattcttttttttccttttctttgataccagggattgaactcaggggcactcgaccactgagctacatccccagcccttttttgtattttatttagagatgggtctcactaagttgcttaatgccttggttttgctgaggatggctttgaactagtgatcctccttcctcagcctcctgagccactgggattacaggtgtatgccaccattcCCCGATGGGGAAAGGATTCTTAGAGAAAGGTAAAGGAAGGGTAAGCCCAGGATGGGTGATAGGCTGGTAGGAGGCTCCCCAGTGACTTTAATGGTCGCCAGGTCCCAAGCCACTGCAGGGCAGGGTGGTTCTGCAGGTCCTGCTCACTGTACCAGGAGCCCTCCTGGTGAGAATGTACACAAGAATGCACATGTAGATCCTGAAACATCCCAGACAGATC contains:
- the Sp2 gene encoding transcription factor Sp2; this encodes MSAHPQMSMAATAAVSPSDYLQPAAATTQDSQPSPLALLAATCSKIGPPAVEAAVTPPAPPQPTPRKLVPIKPAPLPLSPGKNSFGILSSKGNILQIQGSQLSTSYPGGQLVFAIQNPTMINKGNRSNANIQYQAVPQIQASSSQTIQVQPNLTNQIQIIPGTNQAIITPSSSSHKPVPIKPAPVQKSSATTTPVQSGANVVKLTGGGGNVTLTLPVNNLMNASDTGAATQLLTESPPTPLSKTNKKARKKSLPASQPSVAMAEQVETVLIETTADNIIQAGNNLLIVQSPGGGQPAVVQQVQVVPPKAEQQQVVQIPQQALRVVQAASATLPTVPQKPSQNFQIQTAESTPTQVYIRTPSGEVQTVLVQDSPPATAATTSTTTCSSPAPRAPHLSGTSKKHSAAILRKERPLPKIAPAGSIISLNAAQLAAAAQAMQTININGVQVQGVPVTITNTGGQQQLTVQNVSGNNLTISGLSPTQIQLQMEQALAGEAQPGEKRRRMACTCPNCKDGEKRSGEQGKKKHVCHIPDCGKTFRKTSLLRAHVRLHTGERPFVCNWFFCGKRFTRSDELQRHARTHTGDKRFECAQCQKRFMRSDHLTKHYKTHLVTKNL